The genomic window GGATCTTTTGAACCATCTTTGTCCTTATCCGAGTCGTTCTCCTTCTGTGGAGCATCATTCGCTGCAACGCTGCTTGAGCCTCCGTCTTCGAGACAGGCGTTCAGGCATAAACAGGCAAAAGCAATGAAAGCACAAAATGCAACTATTCTGAAAAAAAGCCTATACATGACCAGGTTCCTCCCTTGTCCAAATATTCTTATATCAAAGATAAATCTTTTCTTTACTCAAATTATGTATATTACGAAAAGAAAACAAAAAATGGAGATAAACAATGGATACTCTTCTTATCGTTGGAATCATCATCGCGGCGATTGCCGTTATCGTTTTGCTCGCCTTTATTGGCAAGTTCTTCAGCCTATGGCTGCAGGCCTTGTTCTCCAAGGCAAACGTGAGCATTTTCCAGCTTATCGGTATGCGTCTGCGTAAGGTGCCGCCGCAGGTGATTGTTGAAGCCCGAATCCTCAGCTGCAAGGCAGGCCTCCCGGTCGACACGAACCTGCTCGAAGCCCACTACCTTAGCCGCGGTAACGTACTCCGCGTAATCCAGGCTTTGATTGCCGCGAACAAGGCGAACATCAAGCTCGACTTCAAGGAAGCCGCCGCTATCGACCTCGCCGGCCGTAACGTGCTCGAAGCCGTGCAGATGTCCGTGAACCCGAAGGTGATTGAAACGCCGAAGGTTTCCGCCGTGGCTCTCGACGGTATTCAGCTGCATGCCGTGACCCGTATTACCGTGCGTGCCAGCATCCAGAAGCTGGTCGGTGGCGCTGGCGAAGATACCGTGGTCGCCCGCGTGGGCGAAGGCATTGTGTCTTCTATCGGTTCTGCAAAGAGCCACAAGGACGTGCTCGAAAATCCGAACATGATTTCCAAGAAGGTGCTCGCTTCCGGCCTTGATGCCGGTACCGCCTTCGAAATTCTTTCGATTGACATCGCCGACGTGGACGTGGGCCAGAACATCGGCGCTATCCTCGAAACCGACCGTGCCGAAGCCGACAAGAAGATTGCACAGGCCAAGGCCGAAGAACGCCGCGCCATGGCGTACGCCGCCGAACAGGAAATGAAGGCCAAGGTCATGGAAATGAAGGCAAAACTTGTGGAAGCCGAAGCCCAGATTCCGATGGCCATGGCATCTGCCCTTCGCGACGGCAAGCTCGGCGTGATGGACTATTACAACCTCAAGAATATCGAAGCCGACACGCAAATGCGTAAAGAAATCGGAGCTGCCCCGGAGACTAAGTAGTAACCATGGAAGGACTACTCATTCTCATAGGGATATGGGTTCTCGATATCGTCATTAAGAAGGTCGCGGCCAACCGAAGGGAGCAACAGCAACGCGAACAACAAGTGCCACCGCAATACCAGAGCGATGACGACGAATTGAACGAATCCGAAGATCAGGCGCAAGGGTACCACCCTCCGCGCTCGTTACAGGATTTGATCCGTCAGTTCGAAAATGCCCAGCGTGAGGCGACGCAAGGCAACATCGAGCCCCCCACTCCCCCCGTGCAGCGCAAGCACCCAGAGCAGTTGACGCTCCGCGACATAGCCGAGGTCGTGATTGAAGTCGATGAAGTCAATCTGGAATTCTTGATGGAAGAATTCGACGTTGACGAAAACACCGCCACCGAGATGCTGATGGACCTACAGGCCCACCGCATCGTAGGCCACGACATGGGCGAAGGCGACTGCGACGTTTTAGTGCACGATCTGGAAGAACTCGACAACCTGCTCAGTCACGAAAAGCATGCCGAAGAATCACGCAATGAGACCCTTCGACAGGTGCAAGGTGACAATGATACGGAACGCGAAGACGCGCACCGCAAGGAACTGGAGCGCCAGCGTGAGCTGAACGCTCTCGAAGAACGCGCCAAGTCTGCACGTGAATCTGCCGCCGCATTCATGGGAAATGACGTCGTCAGCGGAACCGAACAGGCTCCGCGCCGCGCACCCCTTGTTTCGACTAAAAACCTTACCGACGTGCGCAAGGGATTCATCTGGGCTAAAGTCCTGGACGAGCCCCGCTTCAAGCGCCGCTGGAGCGCTCAGTACCGGTAACTACTTACCGAACCACTTGACCGTAATATCAACGAATTTGCCGTCTTTCTTCATCGAAGCAAGGACGGCATTTATTGTATCGCGGAGAGCCTTGTCAGCCTTGCGGAACCCGACTGCATAAAATTCATTGTACACGCCATCTTCCAAAATGGCATAATTTTTATTGTTCAAGACATTCCAATACTTGGCTGCGACTTCATCCATAAACACTGCTTCGACAGAATCTTGCACCATAGCATCCAGCGCAAGGTTCATAGTTTCAAACTGCACGATTTCCTTGACATCCTTTTTAATTTCAGACTGTTCGATCATCGACCAAGCAGTCGAAGCATACTGGACACCAATCTTTTTACCCTTCAAAGAATCCAAGCTATTGTAGGCCTCATTCTTCACCATGAAAACCAGTCTGTTGGTGAGGTAAGGATCGCTCAAGTTCATGGCCGAAGTTCGAGATTCGTCGACGCTCATGCCATTCCACACGCAGTCAATATTTTCCGTATTCAATTCTTTTTCCTTGTCAGCCCAAGGAATCAAGTGCAGTTTAAGTCTCAGTCCCAGACGAGAGCAAACCTCACGCGCTAGGTCAACATCAAAACCCACAACATTGCTGTCCTTATCGGTAAAGACCATGGGCGGATAATCCCCCATATGGCCCATCACCAGGATTCCAGAAGCCTTTACTCTATTGTAGGAATAATCCGAATTCAGGGATAATTTTTTTTCATTGCACCCAGAAAGAGCAACAATGCAGGCAATCGCAGAAACAACCGAGAAAAACTTTTTCATGACGTTTTCCTTTTTTAGATGCTTATTTGCCAAACCACTTCATCGAAATTTTCACAAAACGACCATCAATTTTCATCGTATTCAAAATGTCATTTACGGCATTGCGGAGCGCCTGGTCATTCTTGCGGAAACCGACAGCAAGTTTTTCTTTTATATGAGGGTCTACCCAAAAAAAGTATTCTTTCTTGTATTTATAGATCAGATACTTTGCGATGACCTCATCCACGTACACAACGTCTACGTCGCCGCTGTCCAAAGCCGCAAGCGCCTTGAGGTTGTCTTCAAACGCGATGATTTCCTTGGCTGACATCCCTATCTTCGACGTGACAAGATGATCTTGCGAAGTGGACCCCTTCTGCAAGGCAATTCTCTTACCCATTAGCGAATCCATATTCACAAGCGAAGAATCCTTCACCACAAAGTACATGCCATTTTTTAAGTACGGATCGCTCAAACTCATCGAAGAAGCTCGGGCGCTATCGACACTCATACCATTCCAAATACAATCGATCGCTCCCGAATTCAGTTCATGTTCCTTGTTTTCCCAATTAATCGGAACTGTCTTGAGTTTGATACCTAGGCGGGCGCAAACTTCTATGGCAAGATCAATATCAAAGCCAACGATGTCGCCATCCTGGTCGTAAAAGCCCATAGGCGGATAATATGCATCGAGGCCAATGACCAATTCGCCCTTCGCCATCACCTTCTTGTAGGAATCATCTCCACTTTCACAGCCAACGGAAGCCAGAGCTAAGGCAACAAGAGCAATAAACGCAAAAATCTTTTTCACTTTTCAATCCTTCTTCGTCATAAAAATAAGATTTTTTTCTACAAAAAATAGGCTGTTGCGCTAAATTGCAGGCTCCATAGTTTCATGGGGGACGCTTCACGGTAGGTTCAGTCGAGCTCATCTTTTTTCTGTATTTATTGTATTTTTCCCATAGGGATCGAGGAAAATATCATGAGAAAGCTACTCAGGAAAATCAGCGTATTCGCGTGTTCCATATTCTGGGGGAACGGCGCAAGAAGCGGCAATCCGTTCAGGTTTATCCGCAAGTACTGGGTACAACTGCTCCTTTCTTCCATTGCCATACAGACAATCGCCTGCGCATACGGCGGCGAAGACCCGTACGACTATTCCAATGATTGCGAGCCGGTATTCGACACCGAGAAATTCTCGAACGAAGGTTACACCGACTGCGAAAAGCAGATTGTGGAGCAGGCCCTGATTGCAAAGGACCTGCAAGACAATCTGGGCAAGCGCGAAGACGCCACCATAGAGGCCTGGAACGAGGTGCGCCAGAAAATCAGCGAGATTGCCGAGACCTGCGACATGAAAGCTCTCAAAACCGAGGGCTCAATATCGTCGTACTACTGCTCAGACGGCAGAACCATAAACGTCAGCGACCACTAAAGGCATCAAGCCTTTGAAAAACGGCTCAGGAACTGCGCCAGGCGCTCGTTGCCCGATTCGCGGAACACGTGGTCGGGGGTCCCCTGTTCCACAATGACACCGCCGTCCATGAAGATGACCTTGTCGGCCACGTCGCGGGCAAAGGCCATTTCGTGAGTCACGATGACCATGGTCATCTTGTCTTCAGCCAGTTTCTTGATAATCTTGAGCACTTCGCCGGTGAGTTCCGGGTCCAAGGCACTCGTCGGCTCATCAAAGAAAAGAATCTTCGGGTTCATCGCGAGCGCGCGGGCAATGGACACGCGCTGCTGCTGGCCGCCGCTGAGTTCGCAAGGGTAAGCCTTTTCCTTACCTTCAAGGCCCATGCGCTTGAGCAGGAACCGCCCCATGGCGCGGGCATCCTTGCGTTCGTCCCCCAGCACACGCACCGGAGCGAGGCAAAGGTTCTGGAGCACCGTCAGGTGCGGGAACAAGTTGAAGTTCTGGAACACGAGTCCCGTAGAAAGGCGAATTTCACGAAGCGTTTTAGCCGGAGCATACTTGACCGCAGCGCCCTTCGCCGAATCATTCGGCACCACCATGTCCTTGCCGTCGACCTGCACCAGGCCGCCGTCAACCGTTTCGAGCTGGGTAAGGCAGCGCAACAGCGTACTCTTGCCGGAACCGCTGGGTCCGATAATCGAGAGCACCTCGCCCGCCTTCAGGTCAAAAGAAATATCCTTGAGCACATGCAAGTCGCCAAAGGACTTCTTGACGTGTTCTACCTTGAGGATCGGCGCAGATTCATTCACATTTCCCATTCCACGCCTCACTTATAGTAATTGAGCTTGCGTTCCACGTAGGCAAAAAGCACGCTCAGCAAAAGGTTCGCCACATAGTAGAATACGCCCGCCACGAACAGCGGGTAAATGCTCGCGTAAGCGGCCTGCTGTTTCTTGGCCAGCGCAAAAAGTTCCGTCACCGCAATCACCTGCGCAAGGGAGGTGTCCTTCACCAGAGTGATGACTTCGTTAGCGCTGGCGGGTACCACGCGCTTTACCACCTGCGGGAGGATAATACGGAAGAACGTCTGCGTGCGGGTCATGCCCAGCATGTAGGCCGCCTCGTACTGCCCCTTGGGTATGGACTGGATGCCGCCGCGGAAAATTTCAGCAAAGTAGGCCGCATAGTTTATCGAAAACGCCACAATCACCGCCGGGAAGCGGTCAAAGGAAAAATCCACGCCCGCATATTCGCTCAGGTAGTAGGAACCAAAGTAAATCGCCACAATCTGGAGCAGCAAAGGGGTGCCGCGCATCACCGAGATGTAGAACGATACCGGGTAACGCACCACGCGCCACTTGCTCATCTTGAGAACCGCAATGAGCAGACCCAACGGAATTGAGAACAGGAGCGTGAGCCCGAAAATGGCGAGCGTCGTGCAGAAGCCGCCCCAAAGGATAGGCAAAAGCGTTGACAATTCCGACATTACTTGCCGAACCACTTGGCAGAGATTTCGTCGAACTTGCCGTCGGCCTTCATGGCGGCCAGGGTAGAGTTCACGGCATCACGCAGGGCCTGGTCTTTTTTGCGGAAACCCACGGCATAGACTTCGTCGGAGAGGCCTTCCTCGAGCACCGTGTAGTCCTTCGCGTTCGTCACAATCCAGTACTTGGCCACGATTTCGTCCAGGAACACGGCGTCGACACCGCCCTTGTCCAAATCCATAAGCGCCGTCTGGTTGTCGTCAAACGGGACGATTTCCTTGGCAGCCTTGCCCGCTTCGGAAGCATCCAAAAGCTTCTGGGCGGTAGAACCGTTCTGCACGGCAATCTTCTTGCCGGCGAGGGCCGCGAGATTTGCAAGAGCCTTGTCCTTCACCGTGAAAATCATGCGGTTCTTGAGGTACGGGTCGCTCAAGTTCATCGCTTTCGCACGGGCGCTGTCCACGCTCATGCCGTTCCAGATGCAGTCAATCTTGCCGGTGTTCAGTTCCTGTTCCTTCGCATCCCAGGAAATCGGCTGCGTCTTGAGCTTCACGCCCAGGCGCGCACAAACTTCGGTAGCGAGGTCGATATCGAAACCCACGATGTTGTTGTCCTTGTCGCGGAAACCCATCGGCGGAAAAGAATCGTCGAGACCGAGCACGAACTCGCCCGCCGCTTTCACCTTGTTCAGGGATTCATCGGCCTGAGTCTTGGATTCCGCCTTCTGGTCGTTGCAGGCAGAAAGAACCGCGGCACACGCAACCGCCGCAAACATCGCAAAAATCTTTTTCATTGAAACTCCTTTTTTTTACCAAATATAAAAAACTCATGACGATCTAAAATTAAACCGTCATGAGCGAGGTGTTTAGAAATAAAAACTCCCCTAACCTTTTTAAAGATAAACAACGACGGTATTACTTGTCTATAGCCCAAACGGGTTATTTTCGTGCCTATTTTATGACAGAAAAACGTTGCTAACGCTACCAAGAAGCGCATCTTTCGTAGGCGAAGGGATTCCCTTCAAAATATGCTCCAGGTCAGACTTCTGGAAATTCGGATGGTATTCAAAAAACACCCGTATATGCTTTTCACTTTCCTTGAAATTGCCCCTTTTGTTATTGCAGGCAATCAGCATAAGCCTAGCTAAGGTCGATTCCGGATGGAACATCAAAACTTGATTTAACGTTTCTTCACATTCCGCAAACTTGCCCTGCAAGAAAAAGATGAACGCCCTTGGTGTAGAATGGAGGAGCACGCCTTCGGGCCCCTTAATAAACCGGGAGCCTTCGTTCAGCAAACGCAAAGCCTCGTCCATCTGCCCCGCGAACATACAGAGCTGAACCAGAATACGCCGAGACCTAACACACTGCGGAAGATCAGCCAAGATCTGCCGAAGGTAAGGAACAGCTCCATTTTTGTTCCCGATCGCCATATTGTAAACCGCCATCATGAACTGGGCGTATACAGAATAGGGATTGTTCCGCATTGCGGCACAGGCAAGCGATTCTATTTTTGCAACATACTCCTTGGCGTTCACCCAGGATTCCGTTATGGCAACATAATAGGCCCAAACAAGCGTATAGGGTACAAATATGGGGCTTTTCTCCGCTTTAGCCAACGGCTCCAATTCGTTGACTATTTCATCAAACGAATCCCGGCAAATATTGTCGATTTTGACATTGGCAAAAGAAGTGGCATACCACCACCGGGGAGCCAATTCCTTGTTTTGTTCATAAGTCTGCGCCGCCGAATGGAACAAAAGCCTAAAAATCTGCATCGCCACCTGCGTTCCCACCAGTCCAAAATCGTCGTTAGCGTTAACCTGTAGCGATTCCGACCAAAGAATATCCGCCGTTTTTCCTTTGTATAGAGTTACAAAGAAGGTATTTTCTTTGTTCAAGACCGGGGATATTTTTACCTGATACGTTGCCGCGGACGAAGCGTCTTCGCCCTCGTTGATTGAAAAAAGCCGGTACCGGTTCAAGGCTTGGATGATAGAGAGATAAAGCTCTTTTGCAGGGGGAAAAACGTCCAAGGCTTTCCCATCTATAAACGCGATGTGGATTTCTTCGTCGACAGCTGGTTTTTTACGTCTTTCTTCAAGATCGACAGATACCGCTTCGGTCCTGTTCGTGACATCGAGAATCTTGTAGATGTTTGCTAGATGGACCTTGACCGTATTCGCCGAGATATTCAACGCCCTGCAAATTTCAACATTCGTAAGCCCTCTACGGAGCAAGGAGAGGATTTCCTTTTGTCGCGATGTTAAACATTTACCAGGCTCTGCCATACATAAGCAAATATATCTATAAAGTTAGATTTTATAGAAACCCAACCATAAAAAATATCTGTTTTTTTATTTATTTCATTTATATGCCAAAAAGGGCCGCATCGCTGCGGTCCCTTTTTAATGCTGGTCTGGATCCTTCGACTCCGAGGCTACGCCTCTTCGCTCAGGATGACAATGCCGGATATTAATCGTTGCGCTTGCGCCCTACGGGCTTAAGCGCAGACTCGCGGCGCCTCGGTCATGAGCAAGCGAGCTTGCTCGCGACGCTCGGCTTGCTAGTCTTTTCCATAAACCTTTTCGGCGTAGGTCACGGTGGCGCCGAGGTATTCGCGGTTCATCTTGGCGATGTAATCCACGGTGATACCCTTCGGGCAGGCGGCCTGGCATTCGTAAAGGTTCGTGCAGTTGCCGAAGCCTTCCTTGTCCATCTGGGCGACCATGGCGAGCACACGCTTCTTCGCCTCGACCCTATGACGACCGTTCGCGCTAGACGCATAAAAAAAACTCTAATTAGCGCTCACTCTCGCCAACACGACTCGTCAATACGAGTCGCTTTTGGCTCACAGCCTGCGGCAAGAAGCTGAGGTGAGAAACCTTGGCAGATACGAAGAGCATTGCGGATGCGTTCTTACAAGCGGCCACGCAGGCACCGCAACCGATACAGGCGGCAGCGTCAAAGGCGCGGTCGGCATCGGCCTTGGGAACCGGAATCGTGGATGCTTCAGGAGCGGCACCGGTATTCACAGAAACGAAGCCACCGGCAGCGATGATGCGGTCGAAAGCGGTACGGTCAACGGCGCAGTCACGGATAAC from Fibrobacter sp. UWB15 includes these protein-coding regions:
- the floA gene encoding flotillin-like protein FloA (flotillin-like protein involved in membrane lipid rafts), which gives rise to MDTLLIVGIIIAAIAVIVLLAFIGKFFSLWLQALFSKANVSIFQLIGMRLRKVPPQVIVEARILSCKAGLPVDTNLLEAHYLSRGNVLRVIQALIAANKANIKLDFKEAAAIDLAGRNVLEAVQMSVNPKVIETPKVSAVALDGIQLHAVTRITVRASIQKLVGGAGEDTVVARVGEGIVSSIGSAKSHKDVLENPNMISKKVLASGLDAGTAFEILSIDIADVDVGQNIGAILETDRAEADKKIAQAKAEERRAMAYAAEQEMKAKVMEMKAKLVEAEAQIPMAMASALRDGKLGVMDYYNLKNIEADTQMRKEIGAAPETK
- a CDS encoding transporter substrate-binding domain-containing protein, which codes for MKKFFSVVSAIACIVALSGCNEKKLSLNSDYSYNRVKASGILVMGHMGDYPPMVFTDKDSNVVGFDVDLAREVCSRLGLRLKLHLIPWADKEKELNTENIDCVWNGMSVDESRTSAMNLSDPYLTNRLVFMVKNEAYNSLDSLKGKKIGVQYASTAWSMIEQSEIKKDVKEIVQFETMNLALDAMVQDSVEAVFMDEVAAKYWNVLNNKNYAILEDGVYNEFYAVGFRKADKALRDTINAVLASMKKDGKFVDITVKWFGK
- a CDS encoding transporter substrate-binding domain-containing protein, which produces MKKIFAFIALVALALASVGCESGDDSYKKVMAKGELVIGLDAYYPPMGFYDQDGDIVGFDIDLAIEVCARLGIKLKTVPINWENKEHELNSGAIDCIWNGMSVDSARASSMSLSDPYLKNGMYFVVKDSSLVNMDSLMGKRIALQKGSTSQDHLVTSKIGMSAKEIIAFEDNLKALAALDSGDVDVVYVDEVIAKYLIYKYKKEYFFWVDPHIKEKLAVGFRKNDQALRNAVNDILNTMKIDGRFVKISMKWFGK
- a CDS encoding amino acid ABC transporter ATP-binding protein, producing MGNVNESAPILKVEHVKKSFGDLHVLKDISFDLKAGEVLSIIGPSGSGKSTLLRCLTQLETVDGGLVQVDGKDMVVPNDSAKGAAVKYAPAKTLREIRLSTGLVFQNFNLFPHLTVLQNLCLAPVRVLGDERKDARAMGRFLLKRMGLEGKEKAYPCELSGGQQQRVSIARALAMNPKILFFDEPTSALDPELTGEVLKIIKKLAEDKMTMVIVTHEMAFARDVADKVIFMDGGVIVEQGTPDHVFRESGNERLAQFLSRFSKA
- a CDS encoding amino acid ABC transporter permease, whose protein sequence is MSELSTLLPILWGGFCTTLAIFGLTLLFSIPLGLLIAVLKMSKWRVVRYPVSFYISVMRGTPLLLQIVAIYFGSYYLSEYAGVDFSFDRFPAVIVAFSINYAAYFAEIFRGGIQSIPKGQYEAAYMLGMTRTQTFFRIILPQVVKRVVPASANEVITLVKDTSLAQVIAVTELFALAKKQQAAYASIYPLFVAGVFYYVANLLLSVLFAYVERKLNYYK
- a CDS encoding amino acid ABC transporter substrate-binding protein — protein: MKKIFAMFAAVACAAVLSACNDQKAESKTQADESLNKVKAAGEFVLGLDDSFPPMGFRDKDNNIVGFDIDLATEVCARLGVKLKTQPISWDAKEQELNTGKIDCIWNGMSVDSARAKAMNLSDPYLKNRMIFTVKDKALANLAALAGKKIAVQNGSTAQKLLDASEAGKAAKEIVPFDDNQTALMDLDKGGVDAVFLDEIVAKYWIVTNAKDYTVLEEGLSDEVYAVGFRKKDQALRDAVNSTLAAMKADGKFDEISAKWFGK
- a CDS encoding lipopolysaccharide assembly protein LapB — translated: MDVFPPAKELYLSIIQALNRYRLFSINEGEDASSAATYQVKISPVLNKENTFFVTLYKGKTADILWSESLQVNANDDFGLVGTQVAMQIFRLLFHSAAQTYEQNKELAPRWWYATSFANVKIDNICRDSFDEIVNELEPLAKAEKSPIFVPYTLVWAYYVAITESWVNAKEYVAKIESLACAAMRNNPYSVYAQFMMAVYNMAIGNKNGAVPYLRQILADLPQCVRSRRILVQLCMFAGQMDEALRLLNEGSRFIKGPEGVLLHSTPRAFIFFLQGKFAECEETLNQVLMFHPESTLARLMLIACNNKRGNFKESEKHIRVFFEYHPNFQKSDLEHILKGIPSPTKDALLGSVSNVFLS